A region from the Lycium barbarum isolate Lr01 chromosome 8, ASM1917538v2, whole genome shotgun sequence genome encodes:
- the LOC132604960 gene encoding LOB domain-containing protein 12-like, with product MGGTSSPCASCKLLRRRCAKDCIFAPYFPPDDPHKFAIVHKIFGASNISKMLQELPIQQRADAVNSLVYEANARMRDPVYGCVGAISYLQNQVSQLEMQLAVAQAEILCIQMQHEEEPSPNNNYLPECQMEHIDNNNLQQYLSFPNSSTSLSVMQDPLKRDHSLWT from the exons ATGGGAGGAACTTCTTCTCCTTGTGCATCCTGCAAATTATTAAGACGTCGCTGTGCAAAGGACTGCATATTTGCTCCTTATTTTCCACCAGATGACCCCCACAAGTTTGCCATTGTTCACAAGATCTTTGGTGCTAGCAACATTAGCAAGATGCTAcag GAACTTCCAATACAGCAGAGGGCAGATGCAGTCAACAGTTTAGTGTATGAAGCAAATGCAAGAATGAGAGATCCTGTTTATGGTTGTGTTGGTGCTATCTCTTATTTGCAGAATCAAGTCTCCCAGTTAGAAATGCAACTTGCTGTGGCCCAAGCAGAGATATTATGCATCCAAATGCAACATGAAGAGGAGCCTTCTCCTAACAATAATTATTTGCCTGAATGTCAAATGGAACATATTGATAATAATAATCTGCAGCAGTACCTCAGTTTTCCAAATTCCTCCACCAGTTTAAGTGTAATGCAAGATCCTCTGAAAAGAGATCACTCTCTCTGGACTTAA